The nucleotide window ttaactgGAAAAATTCCCATTTGAACGCTGCAGCCCAGAAGTAACTCGTGCTCAGCACAGAAACCGTCCCGACCCGTGcaggcagcgcccggcggcggcgggcaggggccgCTCGCCCGAGGTGAGGCCGCGCTCCGGCGGGAGCCGTGGAGGGgggtcccgccgccccgccgaCAGGGGAGAGGGGCGTCCCGTCCCCTCAGCGGGGCCGCGGGCAGAAGCCGGCGGAGGCGGCGCCTCCCGCCACGCCGGAgcgggccggcggccgcggagggGCTCCGCCACCGCCCCCGAGGCGGCcgctggggcggggcgggagcggcggtgCCGCCCTCCCCGTGCCGGCCCCTCGCCGCGGTCCGGGCGAGCCTCCCCGCCGGCGCCGCAGCCGCCCGGTATGGGCGTGAggagcggcgggcgcgggcggcggcgggcgcccggcggcgccgcggggggAGGCGCGGGCCGCGATGAGGCGGCGGCACATGGCGGGCGGCCCCTGAGGGGAGGCCCGGCGTGCGCGCCCGCTCGCCGGCAGCGACGGTGCCGGGGCTGCAGGCGGCCTGGGAAGGGGGAGAGCGTTGGCGTGCGGGAGTGGTGAGGGGCCGAGCCCCGGTCCCGGGCATGGCGGAGACCCTGAGCCCCTGCACCCCACGGGGCCAGTGTCAGGCCAGCATGGGCGCCAACGCCTCCGCGGCCAGCGTGGATGCCAACGCCTCCTTGGCTGCCTCCGCGCTGGGGGGTGGCAGCGCGTGGAGGGGCCGGGAGCCCTTCTCCAtcttcaccatcctcatcctgacCCTGCTGGTGCTCCTGACCGTGGCCACCTTCCTCTGGAACCTGCTGGTGCTGGCAACCATCCTGCGAGTGAAGGCTTTCCACCGGGTGCCCCACAACCTCGTGGCCTCCACGGCGGTGTCGGACGTGCTGGTGGCGGCCCTGGTGATGCCGCTGAGCTTGGTGAAGGAGCTGTCGGccgggcggcggtggcggctGGGCCGGGAGCTGTGCCTCGTGTGGGTCTGCTTCGACGTGCTGTGCTGCACGGCCAGCATCTGGAACGTGACCGCCATCGCCCTGGACCGCTACTGGTCCATCACCCGCCACCTGGAGTACACGCTGCTCACCCGCCGCCGCATCTCCAACGTCATGATCGCTCTCACCTGGGCGCTCTCCGCCACCATCTCCCTCGCCCCCCTCTTCGGCTGGGGGGAGACCTATAGCCCCGAGCAGGAGCGCTGCCAGGTCAGCCAGGAGCCTTCCTACACCATCGTCTCCACTGGCGGGGCTTTCTACCTGCCCCTCTGCGTGGTGCTCTTCGTCTACTGGAAGATCTACAAGGCGGCCAAGTTCCGCATGGGGGGCCGCAGGAGGAACGCCGTGGTGCCCCTGCCCGAGGCTCCCCAGGTAAGGAGAACCCCCACTGCCTCCCCCAGGCACCAGCGCTCCCGCTTCTTGTCTGCTCCTAGCCATCACCCCTGCGTCGGTGGTTTCAGCACAGCGAGAAGATTGAGTTGCGCCCTTGGGCTCTCGTGAGAATTTAGCTCTCTTACAGCCCGGATGGGAGTGGTAATTAGCCAGTCAAAAAGCACCACTCTTGGAGAAGAGTTTTATTCACATTTGTTTCTTAAGTGTGCCATAAGAGCAAGTGACAGGTGCATTCGCTGCCGGTCTGGAGAGCcatttaaaaatgtctctttGGTCTGAACTTGCCATTCCTTGGGGttgtttcctctttatttttttttccgtGTTGATGGCGTAAACAGACAGAAGCAGATCCCTAGGTCGTGTACAGAGTAAATGCATGCACGCTTATCTACCAGCACAGACTTTGTGTGGAATTTGTCAGTGTCTAAATTGATTTTAATACGCAAATTATACACTTTATTTATGTGCTTGGGCTATTTTACCTTGACCTTACTGGGAACATACTGCTCACTGCATAGTACTGAAGCAATGAGCAATTAattgtttctattttaaaatttacagctGTCTTAAAAAAAACATCCTCCTCCTTCTTACCCCAAACATTGCCTGTAATCCTGCAAAGCCCTAGTCATGTGGGAGCTCTCGTTCATTTTGGGGATATGCCTAGCTGACAGGAAAGCTGTGTCCCTGCAGATGGGTTGGGGTTGGCCCCTCGTGTCCCATTAAGTCAGGCTCTCTGCATAGCGATGCTGTCACCCATGCCATGTCGCCAGGGTGCTTGGTAAGTGCTCTCTGTAAACTCTCTCCACTTTCTGTCACATACTCTCACTCCTACCTGTGGAAATGATTCATTGTTGTGATTGCATGTTGTACTTGGTGAAGTCCAGTCCTTCCCCAATAACAAAAGATGAGCTGTGTGGATGTTAGAGATACCTAAAGAGACACGGAACATTTCTGTTCAACTGGGGCTAATCCTGCAGAGCCTCACTCCTCTGCTAAATCCCTCTAACTTTGGAGTCACAGTAGCAAACACATTATTATGGTCACAGATAGGTTGTGTCCCCTGATTCTAGGAAGAGGTGACAGCACTGGCAATTATATGCAGTCAGACTTGCAGGTTTGTATCATAATGTCTTGTAGATGTTTTTAATATCAATTGATTTAGGAAGCTGTCTTCTATGCAAAAGCATAGAATGTGTGAGGAAAGATGAGAATGTTTTCTCTGTTAGCATCCTTGCTTTTTTCTCCTATGGCCTTAATCCCTGGTTTGCACCAAATTTCTTTCCAAGTTGTTGTAAGTATGATGAATGTGTTGCTGGGAGTTAATGTATAATCATTCCAAGCACAAAAGCTAACAATATTTGTAGTGGGTTTGCATGCTTTATCTTTTACATACACACATACTCATACAGGACTAGTTTTTTGAAATCTAGTATTCTGGGATGCTAAATGAGCTGAGGCATTGCTGCTTGAGTTTTAAACTATACAGAGACACACTGTTGATATGTCACTTTTAACATGAAGAAAGTCTGGCTCCTAATTGTCACAGTTCTGTCTGCAAAAGCCCTTGCGTGGGCACAGCTAGGCTGGCAGGTGAGTGCTTTTTGCTGATGCAGTGTCTGGGAGCTGGTCTAGGCTACACTGACAAAAGAGCTCCTGTCAGTGTGAGCTGAATACCCATTCTGGAGGGGTTGCCAGTATAGCTGTTATTGGAATAGCAGCAAATCCTCGAGCCAGCAattcttcatctttcttatatTTGCAGTGATTGACATATTGCCTTCTTTTATAACAGTGATTCTTGAATCTGCAATTGATAGATAGTGGCAACCATTGTCCCAGCAGCTTTGTTTGCTGGcttaaatgaaaatacttttgtgATGCACATGCAAACCTTTCCTCATCATCTAAAGGAGGAGCTGATGCCCAGCTGCACACGAGTATGTTAAATGAACCTGTGGATCAAGGAAGCTGGCATTTGGGATGCACTTCTCCTTAGTTTTGTTTCTAAGAAGAGACTGAGACTTACTCATAGTTTTAGCCTGATCTCATTTAGGCTTATAAGAGTGATACCTCTAACCAGTATAAACCATGACAAAGATCCATCATGTCCCCAGGAACAGTAGCAGTTCCCCAGTGAATTCTGGAGAAGAATCTTCAAACACATCATTACTGTTCCTTtagcaaaaactttttttttttttttttttaacatgcaaacACAAAGATAACATTACCATGGTATGTAGCAAACCTGGTGAGGTGATCCAGCTTTGCTTCTCCATATCCAGGAGTAATTAGGGTGTCAGTGTCATCAGTGTCCTCTCTGATGGGGCAAATTCTGTTTTGCTCATCTATTCActctaattttccatttctttctaaTCTAATGTTTCTCCTACCT belongs to Athene noctua chromosome 7, bAthNoc1.hap1.1, whole genome shotgun sequence and includes:
- the LOC141962547 gene encoding 5-hydroxytryptamine receptor 5A-like, which codes for MAETLSPCTPRGQCQASMGANASAASVDANASLAASALGGGSAWRGREPFSIFTILILTLLVLLTVATFLWNLLVLATILRVKAFHRVPHNLVASTAVSDVLVAALVMPLSLVKELSAGRRWRLGRELCLVWVCFDVLCCTASIWNVTAIALDRYWSITRHLEYTLLTRRRISNVMIALTWALSATISLAPLFGWGETYSPEQERCQVSQEPSYTIVSTGGAFYLPLCVVLFVYWKIYKAAKFRMGGRRRNAVVPLPEAPQVKEASHEPQMVFTARHAAITFQTDGETWREQKEKKAALMVGILIGVFVLCWIPFFITELISPLCSCNIPPVWKSIFLWLGYSNSFFNPLIYTAFNKNYNNAFKNLFVKQR